The following are encoded in a window of Harmonia axyridis chromosome 7, icHarAxyr1.1, whole genome shotgun sequence genomic DNA:
- the LOC123684542 gene encoding uncharacterized protein LOC123684542, translating into MYESALFIRGQLRKTAGAGTLKLVNNYGAFLFDSITYELCGTEVETVKDPGLVSLIRGFLCYEKGDNSGLNEAGWNFPDGPLQNDDGTFAIRIPLKHLLNVFNDYPKAMCGKQVIRLIRARNDSNCMIVTAGTGEQNGATKGQITISDIELRVKHVHPNDEIKLNLLSMIKSDKPILLPFRKWEVHQLPVLTAGATQELWSIKTGAIVECPRYVICCFHSDRKDNPTKDPNYFENVDTSDIRVLLNGEYYPQERLRLNFDQNDYSEAHYNYCEFAKTYTGRRTGNTAVLDYGEYKSRFLFVIDCSKRDETYKFATVDVKLEIEARKGFPANTRVYCVIVHDNVIEYHPLSEIIRKLTNF; encoded by the coding sequence ATGTATGAATCAGCACTTTTCATAAGGGGGCAATTGAGAAAAACCGCAGGCGCAGGAACTTTGAAGCTGGTGAATAATTATGGCGCTTTTCTTTTTGACTCAATAACCTACGAATTATGTGGTACAGAAGTGGAAACTGTTAAAGATCCAGGACTCGTATCACTAATAAGAGGATTTTTGTGTTATGAGAAAGGGGATAATAGTGGATTAAATGAAGCTGGATGGAATTTTCCTGATGGACCATTGCAAAATGATGATGGTACATTTGCTATACGTATACCCCTCAAACATTTGCTCAACGTGTTTAATGATTACCCGAAAGCAATGTGTGGAAAACAGGTGATTCGGTTAATTAGAGCTCGTAACGATAGCAATTGCATGATAGTCACAGCAGGAACAGGTGAGCAGAATGGAGCGACAAAGGGGCAAATTACAATCAGCGATATAGAGCTGAGAGTTAAACATGTGCATCCAAATGATGAGATTAAACTCAATCTACTATCCATGATAAAAAGTGATAAACCTATCTTACTTCCATTCAGGAAATGGGAAGTCCATCAACTTCCAGTTCTTACGGCTGGAGCAACTCAGGAATTATGGAGCATTAAAACGGGTGCTATTGTGGAATGTCCTCGATATGTTATATGCTGCTTTCACTCGGATCGAAAAGACAACCCCACTAAAGATCCAAATTACTTTGAGAATGTTGACACTTCAGATATACGTGTTTTACTCAATGGTGAATATTATCCTCAAGAAAGATTGCGACTGAATTTCGATCAAAATGACTATAGCGAAGCTCATTATAATTATTGTGAATTTGCAAAAACTTATACTGGTAGAAGAACAGGGAATACAGCAGTGCTCGATTATGGTGAATACAAGTCAcgttttttatttgttattgatTGTTCTAAACGGGATGAAACTTATAAATTCGCCACCGTTGATGTTAAATTGGAGATTGAAGCGAGAAAAGGTTTCCCTGCCAACACCAGAGTGTACTGCGTCATTGTTCATGACAACGTCATCGAGTACCACCCACTTAGcgaaattataagaaaattaACAAACTTTTGA